In the genome of Geotrypetes seraphini chromosome 16, aGeoSer1.1, whole genome shotgun sequence, one region contains:
- the LOC117350638 gene encoding dimethylaniline monooxygenase [N-oxide-forming] 3-like isoform X1, with protein sequence MADERLRVAVIGAGAAGLCAARHILARQDLFAPPAVFESAEQIGGTWVYQEVPSMTDDECPVSSSMYRDLRTNLPKEIMAFPDHPFASSLPSFIPHQDVLRYLQSYAERFGILEYVKLHSLVESVKPVLITTEHERVSWDVTVRHIKNSPERVTERFHAVMVCSGHYSDPYIPSIPGMEEFEGCLLHSHTYRFPEPFSGQTVALLGAGPSGIDIALELSAVAERVILSHGKTPLSCRLPENLLQVPAVRRFSRHSVTFEDGSKHRLDAFIFCTGYNYRFPFLGDDARLEADKDLVYPLYKHLVHARFPTLFFIGLCKLILPFPFFDRQVRFTLAVLAGSCPLPPTTQMEAEVKAEYRRYLASGGRPKHFHRMDSLQWSYNRDLATAGGFPQLLPVIQKIFETVRETRMHDIIGCKELKVLILGPDECRLEKETG encoded by the exons ATGGCTGATGAGAGACTGCGGGTGGCCGTAATTGGTGCTGGTGCGGCTGGGCTTTGTGCCGCTCGCCACATCCTAGCCAGACAGGACTTGTTTGCCCCGCCAGCAGTGTTTGAGTCGGCTGAGCAGATCGGTGGTACCTGGGTGTACCAGGAAGTGCCTAGCATGACCGATGACGAGTGTCCTGTTTCCTCCAGCATGTACCGGGACCTCAG GACAAACCTTCCCAAGGAGATAATGGCCTTCCCTGACCATCCCTTTGCTTCATCTCTGCCATCCTTCATCCCTCATCAGGATGTTCTGAGATACCTGCAGAGCTACGCAGAGCGCTTTGGGATTCTAGAGTATGTGAAG CTTCATTctctggtggaaagtgtgaaaCCTGTGCTGATTACCACTGAACATGAAAGGGTCTCATGGGATGTCACGGTGCGTCACATTAAGAACTCACCAGAGAGGGTGACTGAGAGGTTCCACGCTGTCATGGTGTGCTCTGG ACATTACTCCGACCCCTACATCCCTTCCATCCCGGGCATGGAGGAGTTTGAAG GGTGCCTCCTGCATAGCCACACTTATCGCTTCCCAGAGCCTTTCTCAGGACAGACAGTGGCGCTGCTGGGCGCCGGCCCCTCTGGGATTGACATTGCCCTGGAGCTGTCGGCGGTGGCCGAGAGGGTGATCCTGAGCCACGGAAAGACGCCTCTGAGCTGCCGGCTGCCAGAGAACTTGCTGCAGGTGCCGGCTGTGCGCCGCTTCTCCCGTCATTCTGTCACCTTTGAAGACGGCTCCAAGCATCGACTTGACGCTTTCATCTTCTGCACAGGCTACAACTACCGCTTCCCATTCTTGGGTGATGACGCCAGACTGGAGGCAGACAAGGACCTTGTGTACCCCCTCTACAAACATCTTGTCCATGCCCGGTTCCCTACTCTTTTCTTCATTGGCCTCTGTAAGCTCATTTTACCTTTTCCGTTCTTTGACCGGCAGGTGCGCTTCACTCTGGCTGTCTTGGCAGGCTCCTGTCCGCTGCCGCCAACTACACAAATGGAGGCCGAAGTGAAGGCAGAGTATCGGCGCTACTTGGCTTCAGGGGGGAGACCCAAGCACTTCCACCGCATGGACTCGCTGCAGTGGAGCTATAATCGTGATCTGGCCACGGCTGGAGGATTTCCTCAGCTGCTTCCAGTGATTCAGAAGATCTTTGAGACAGTCAGAGAGACTCGAATGCATGACATCATAGGGTGCAAGGAGCTTAAGGTGTTGATACTGGGCCCAGACGAGTGCAGACTGGAAAAAGAGACAggatag
- the LOC117350638 gene encoding dimethylaniline monooxygenase [N-oxide-forming] 5-like isoform X2: MADERLRVAVIGAGAAGLCAARHILARQDLFAPPAVFESAEQIGGTWVYQEVPSMTDDECPVSSSMYRDLRTNLPKEIMAFPDHPFASSLPSFIPHQDVLRYLQSYAERFGILEYVKLHSLVESVKPVLITTEHERVSWDVTVRHIKNSPERVTERFHAVMVCSGHYSDPYIPSIPGMEEFEGCLLHSHTYRFPEPFSGQTVALLGAGPSGIDIALELSAVAERVILSHGKTPLSCRLPENLLQVPAVRRFSRHSVTFEDGSKHRLDAFIFCTGYNYRFPFLGDDARLEADKDLVYPLYKHLVHARFPTLFFIGLWC; this comes from the exons ATGGCTGATGAGAGACTGCGGGTGGCCGTAATTGGTGCTGGTGCGGCTGGGCTTTGTGCCGCTCGCCACATCCTAGCCAGACAGGACTTGTTTGCCCCGCCAGCAGTGTTTGAGTCGGCTGAGCAGATCGGTGGTACCTGGGTGTACCAGGAAGTGCCTAGCATGACCGATGACGAGTGTCCTGTTTCCTCCAGCATGTACCGGGACCTCAG GACAAACCTTCCCAAGGAGATAATGGCCTTCCCTGACCATCCCTTTGCTTCATCTCTGCCATCCTTCATCCCTCATCAGGATGTTCTGAGATACCTGCAGAGCTACGCAGAGCGCTTTGGGATTCTAGAGTATGTGAAG CTTCATTctctggtggaaagtgtgaaaCCTGTGCTGATTACCACTGAACATGAAAGGGTCTCATGGGATGTCACGGTGCGTCACATTAAGAACTCACCAGAGAGGGTGACTGAGAGGTTCCACGCTGTCATGGTGTGCTCTGG ACATTACTCCGACCCCTACATCCCTTCCATCCCGGGCATGGAGGAGTTTGAAG GGTGCCTCCTGCATAGCCACACTTATCGCTTCCCAGAGCCTTTCTCAGGACAGACAGTGGCGCTGCTGGGCGCCGGCCCCTCTGGGATTGACATTGCCCTGGAGCTGTCGGCGGTGGCCGAGAGGGTGATCCTGAGCCACGGAAAGACGCCTCTGAGCTGCCGGCTGCCAGAGAACTTGCTGCAGGTGCCGGCTGTGCGCCGCTTCTCCCGTCATTCTGTCACCTTTGAAGACGGCTCCAAGCATCGACTTGACGCTTTCATCTTCTGCACAGGCTACAACTACCGCTTCCCATTCTTGGGTGATGACGCCAGACTGGAGGCAGACAAGGACCTTGTGTACCCCCTCTACAAACATCTTGTCCATGCCCGGTTCCCTACTCTTTTCTTCATTGGCCTCT